A stretch of DNA from Staphylococcus equorum:
TATTTAATTCTGATTTTTACTTAAACGATAAAATAAAAAATACGTGTAGAAACTATGGGTTTAATCCTAATATTATTTTTGAAACGACTCAGTGGAGCTTTATAGAAGAAATGTTAATAAATAATATGGGCATCTGTATATTACCTGAGGGGATACTTGATTTATTGGATAAAGATTTGAAAGCTATTAGTATTAACGAACCTTCAATGAAATGGGAACTTGCCATTATTTGGAGAAAAGATATCATAGTTGATTCATTAACTAAAAATTGGATTAAATTTATACAAGAAAACTACTTATTACACCATTAAACGCAAGGTCATTCACAAAATTTATGCCCTTATAAAAAAAGGATATTTTCTATTTATATGCTCCCGCTCTATAATTTATGACATAAACATTATAGAACGGGAGTTTTTCATGGAAAATTATAAATATCCGAGCGATAGTAAAATTGTCAGTACCGATCAAGTGTTAATTAATGACTTAAATAATTACAACACACTATTTGGTGGCGTATTGATGAAAAAAATCGATAATAATGCGACATTGTCTGCTAGAAGACATGCAAGAGTTAAAGAATGTGTCACAGCATCTACAGATAGTGTAGAATTTTTACATCCTATTACTCAATCTGATTCAGTTTGTATAGAATCTTCTGTAGTTTATACAGGAGAAAAATCTATGGAAATATTTTGTAAGGTTATTTCGGAAGATATGATTACAGCAGAAAGAAAAATTGCTGCTATCGCTTTTCTTACGTTTGTAGCCTTAGATGAAAACAAAAAATCAATTAAAGTACCTAAAATTACAGCGCAGACTCAAGATGAAAAAACATTGTATATGTATGGTGAAGAAAGAGCGAAAATGCGTAAAGCGAGAAGAGCACAAAGTAAAACATTAATTAAGTCTCTTAATTTATGTAAACCATGGGAATTGGAGAAGTGATAAAAATGGTTAATGAAATGGATGAACTCACACAATGCAAATTAGATTTAAAAACTTTGAGAGAAGAATCTCCTCAGTTATATGAGCAATTAGAATATATAGCAAGTTTAACAAGACAATTAAGTATTCACTATAAATATTTAGGATTACTTATGTTTTCAAATAATAATGAAGCTATTCAAAACAATAGACCTATCTTAATTAGGGATTCTGTTTTGGAGTTATATGAAAGAGAAGTTGAAAAAGTAAAACAAAATAATGAATTCAAATTTGTTAATGAAATGATATTAAAATTCCAATTTGTAGCTTACTCACAAATATTCCTTATCGTTTTAGGTGCAGAACCTAGTTTTGTATTTAATAACACGATTATTAAATAATACAGGGCTACTTCTATCTTGAAATGAGGCAGCAATAAATGAGCATATCAGAATGTAGATATTTATGTATCAAACAAGACAAATCCTTTGAAAAAGGTAAGCTATATTGGCTTTTCCCAACAGAGGTGTCTACACTTGATGAAAAATATTTTTACGTATCAAACGATGGACAACTTTTAACAGAAGCGTACAAAAGTAGTAACTTTATTAAAAGTGTCTCGAACTAATGTAATTTAGCATTTTTTAAATACGGTAGGAACTCAATCCACTGTTGTTTTAAAAAATTAGGATTTTGAACATGTCTAGTTATCTATTTTATAGTATGCATCCTCAATCATACTATTCCTTAGTTGGCCGGACTCTTCAAAATATGACAAGTATAGATGTATAAAAAAAGCAGTCACAAATTTAATGATTTGTGACTGCTTTTTATAATATCATTCTTTTTCAACATTTGATGCACAAGCAAAGCAATACAAGTGATTGTCATTATATTCACCATTCAAGAAACCATTTAAACAATAAATATCTTTTTGGCAGACAGAACATTTCCCTACTAATTCTCTCATTTTAAAAACCCCTTTGAAAATTCATGCATTCGTCTTAAGTTAATCATACTATAAATCAATAATATTTATACAGTTGAGATAAAGGGACTAAATATGTTTTGTATAATTGTATCGATTTTGGAACGTGCTGACGCCCAGGGAAATAGTATGAGGGAGAGACTACAGGCTCGAGCCATACCCCTAGGCAAGCATGCACTTTCAAAATCGTAAGATTTTAGTATAGAAAAAAGAACTAATACATAATTTAATGTATTAGTTCTTTGCATTTGAGAATATATGATCATATCAGAGTTTTTTTACAGTCAATAATAAATAGATAAAGAATGGGGCGCCGAATGCAGCAATGAACACACCAGCCGGAACTTCTTTTGGTAAAAACACCGTTCTTCCTATAAGATCCGCAATGACGATGGAAAGTGCGCCAAAGATCGCTGACATTAATAAGCGCTTTAAATAATTCCCTTTAATTAAAGCTTTAGCAATATGCGGTGAGATTAAACCAACAAAGCCAATGTTACCCACAAAACTAATCGCTGCACCAGCAAGTATCGTTGTAATCACCATTTGAATGAGTCGCGTTTGATTAACCTTTACGCCTAAACCTGTGGCAACATTATCATGCATAACGGATACTTTCATTCTCGGAAGCACGATAATCAACAATGGCAAAGTACACACTATAAATAACCCCAATATCAAACTGTTTTCAAATGTGGCACCAGATAAACTACCGACAAGCCAAGTATAGGCTTTAGACGCAGCAAGTTGTTTTGTAAGCACAAGCGTGCCATTAACGAGCGCCATAAATAACGTTTGAAGTGCGATACCAATAATAACTAATGTCGTTGGTTGGATATTGCCCTTTTTTTGAAAACTGATAAGAATCATCATGACCACAGCTGCACCAGTGAGCGAAAACGCCGGCAGCCAATGGACACTAATATCTCCTAAAAACGCAATAAATGCTACTGCACCAAATGTTGCGCCACCTGTTACACCTATAATATCTGGAGAGGCGATAGGATTTTTAAGTACATTTTGTAGAATCAAACCACTAACGCCAAGTGCTGCACCAGCTACAATAGCCAATATAATTCTTGGCAAGCGCAACACTTCGATTGTAAATTGATCAGGACTTGAAATAGGATCAATAATATAAGAAAGGATACTATTTAACGATATAAAAGTAGACCCCAGCATTAAACTCAAGATTGAAAAAACAATCAATATGAGAACGGCAATGACTAAGCGTTTAGTATCTTTTTTATGGACTGTCTCATTCATATGCGTTGAATTCCTTTCCTAATAATATAAATAAGTGTAATTGAGCCAATGACTGCTGTGATAACACCTATAGGAAGTTCGAGTGGTTTAATAATTGTCCTAGCTAAAATATCGGACAATGTCATTAATATAGCGCCACTAACCGCAGTGAAAGGTATTAAATATTTATAGTTAGCCGGCATTAACTTTTTACTAATATTCGGTACGATTAACCCGATAAACATAATAGATCCTGCAAGTGCGACCGAAATGCCGGCAAGCGCACTAATAGTTAATACCATAACCCTTTTTGTTAATTTGACCTTTTGACCAAGTGAAGAAGCAATTTCATCACTCGTCATTAAGATGTTGATATGTGACGACATCGCAAAGGCAATGAGCAGAAATATAATAATTATTGGAATCACCCAAGGCACTTCCCACACATTACGCATAGCAACAGAACCACTTAGCCAAAACAGAAAACTTTGTAAATTGCTTTGGTTCATAATTAAAATGCCCTGTGTAAATGCTCCGAATAATGCTGAAATCGCTGCGCCAGCCAATATCACACGTTTAGGTGAAAATTGCGCTTGTTTAAACATGCCAAGTGTAATGACAAGAACAGTTACAATAATTGCCCCAATAAATGAAATAGTTATGAGCGCTTCAAATGATTGCACTTTAAAAAATGTTAAGCCACAAATCACAAAGAACACGGCGCCTGAATTAACACCAAACAGCCCAGGTGAAGCAATTGGATTACGTGTTAATACTTGCATAAGCAAACCAGATACAGAGAACGCCGCGCCGGTAAGTAGAGCAATGATTGTTCGTGATGCGCGTGATTCGGCAAGTAGAATATGTATATCGTTATTGCTATTAAAGTGGAACAACGCTTGTACCAACTGTGAAAGTGATACAAGCGTGTTTCCAATTATTAAACTTAAAATCGTTACAACGATAAGGCATAAACCAGAAAGCATTAATTTATACCGCGGTTTAAGTAACATGAGGTAACTCCTTATTGATTAAGATTGTTTTTCAATATCTAATTTTTTGTATAAATCATCAATGAGTTCAAGAGATGAAGTATAACCACCAGCCATGTTCCATGTGATTTCATCTACATTTTTTGAAACTTCATCATTTTTTACTGCATTTAAGTTTTTCCATTGATTACTTGATGTCCAATCTGCTTCTGTCTTCTTAGTTAACTCTGCGTCTTTATCAGTAGTGTTAGACTTGAACATAAATATATGATCAGCATCCATAAGCGGAATGCTTTCTTTAGATGTTAATTGAATGATGTCTTTACCTTTATCAACTTGTTTTTGTTGTCCTTCTGGTCGTTTAAACCCTAAGTCATGTAAGATGTCTCCAGCGTATCCACTTGCATAAATACGTGCATGATCTGGTCTGAAGTTGATAACTGAAGCTGACATTGGCCATTGATCTCCATACTTAGCTTTTGCATCTTTTTTAAATTGTGCAACTTTATCATTATATTTCTTTAATAACTCATCAGCTTTGTCTTCTTTACCGAGTGCTTTACCCATCATTTTCGTTGTATCTTGAAATTTATACACTGTATCGTGCGTAATTGTTGGTGCGATTTTAGAAAGTTGTTCATATTGTTTTTCGTTTCTGACTTTAGAACCGATGATTAAATCTGGTTTTAACTTAGATATTTCTTCTAAGTTTGGTGAAGGTTCTTGACCTACTATTTTTGTATCTTTTAGGTCGTCTTTTATGTAATCATATTTAGGTTGTTGCGTCCAAGATTCTACAGCACCGACAGGCTTGACGCCTAATGCGACAGATACATCAGTCGCGCCTTGATATAATGTTACGACACGTTTTGGTTTTCCTTTAATTTCAGTGGTCCCCATAGCATGTTTAATCTTCGTTGTTTTACTATCTTCTTTTGACTCCGATGACTTTTCGGACTCCCCATTTCCACAAGCTGCTAACACCATAACCGCTACTATAACAGTAATGAATACTTTTGCTAAATGCTTCATTTCTCTAAAACCTCCAACTTGGATTGATAATCATTATCAATCCTAATATCTTATAAAGTAAACGATATGTCAACAAAAATTTTTAATTTTTTAAAAAATTAAATAAAGATTTGACATTTTTAGAAAGGATACCTAGAATACAGTTTATTGATAATGATAATCGTTATCAGTATCGTAATGTTATTAATAATCCATATTTTTTAGGAGGAATTTAAGTGAGACAAGAACCTAAGCATTGTCATGATTCTTTACTTTCATGTATAGGCAAAACGCCAATGATACAGCTCAAGCAACTGTTCCCGGAACATAATGTTTACGCAAAATTAGAATATATGAATCCAGGCGGCAGTATGAAAGATAGACCAGCTCAATACATCATTGAAGATGGTTTTAAAAAAGGAACAATTACTAAAGGTACACATTTAATTGAGAGTACTTCAGGAAATTTAGGTATTGCTCTAGCAATGATCGCTAAGATAAAAGGATTAACACTAACATGTGTGGTAGACCCGAAAATTTCAGAAACAAATTTAAAAATTATTAAAAGTTATGGTGCAAATATAGATATGGTAAACGAAGCGGATGAAAATGGTGGGTATTTAATGACACGTATTCAACGTGTTCGTGAATTACTTGATTCCACTGACAACGCATATTGGATTAATCAATATGCAAATGAATTAAATTGGAAAGCACATTATCATGGTGCTGGTGCAGAAATCGTAGAGCAAATAGAAACTCCAATTGATTATTTTATAGCGCCAGTGAGCACAACAGGTAGCATTATGGGCATGAGTAGAAAGATCAAAGAATATCACCCGAATGCACATATTATTGCGGTGGATGCGAAAGGGTCAGTTATTTTTGGTGAAACGCCTAAAGATAGAGAATTACCAGGTATTGGCGCGAGTAGAGTGCCTGAAATTTTAAATAAAGAAGAAATAGACCAAGTTGTTCATGTGGATGACTACCAATCAGCACTTGGATGTAAACGCTTAGTTGATTATGAAGGTATTTTTGCAGGAGGATCAACAGGTTCAATTATATCAGCGATTGAAAAAGTCATTGATTCAATTGCTAAAGATAAAACAATTGTGACGATTTTACCTGACAGAGGCGATCGTTATTTAGATTTAGTCTATTCAGATGAATGGTTTGATGAAGTGAAAAACAAAAAAGGAGCGCTAACACGATGAACAAAGACATGTTGTATTTAAATAGATCAGATATTGAACAAGCAGGAGGTAATCATTCAACAGTTTATGTAAATGCATTAACTGAAGCATTAAAAGCCCATGCGAATCAAGATTTTGTGCAACCATTAAAGCCATATTTACGCGCAAATGGTACAGAAGGACATATTGCGGATCGTATTATTGCCATGCCAAGTCATATTGGCGGTCAAGATCCAGTATCAGGTATTAAATGGATTGGTAGTAAACATGACAATCCTTCAGAACGTAAGATAGAGCGTGCAAGTGGTGTCATTATCTTGAATGATCCTGAAACAAACTATCCCATTGCAGTGATGGAAGCGAGCTTAATTAGTAGTATGAGAACGGCAGCTGTCTCAGTTATTGCTGCTCAGAAATTAGCGAAAAAAGGATTTGAAGCATTAACAATTATTGGCTGTGGTCTAATCGGTGATCGACAATTGCAAAGTATGCTAGAGCAATTTGATCATATTAAACAAGTATATGTTTTTGATCAATTTGAAAAAGCCAGCGCTAATTTTATTGAAAAATGGGCCGAAGCATGTCCAGACATTCACTTTGTTCAAGCGACAACAGCGAAAGAAGCAGTTGAAAATGGAGAGGTAGTCATTACTTGTACAGTTACGGACAAACCTTACATTGAATATGATTGGATTCAAAAAGGCACATTTATCAGCAATATTTCAATTATGGATATTAAAAAAGACGTCTTTACACAAGCAGATAAAGTCTTGGTAGACGATTGGTCACAAGCAAATCGCGAGAAAAAGACAATTAATCAACTTGTATTAGAAGGGCGCTTTAGTAGGGAAGCCTTACATGCTGAATTAGGAGAATTATTAACGGGTGCTAAACCAGGAAGAGAAAATGATGACGAAATTATTTTATTAAATCCAATGGGTATGGCAATCGAAGATATTTCAAGTGCTTATTATATTTATAAAGAAGCTAAGCAACAGCAAATCGGAACAATATTAAGTCTATATTAAGGAGTGTCGTACAGTGATAGAAGTCACAGCGAATCATCAACAAAATCATGCACACACTACTATTTTAAGAGATCTAGTGGATGGTCTATTATTTGAAGATGTCTTCGGTCTTCTGACAAAAAGTGAAGCATTGCAAATCGCTTCAGATACGATATTGAAATATGGCAATGAAGATAAGGTGCTCTATATACCTGTTTATCATAGTGGTTTAAATATTTATAGATTAAAAGGAACGACCGTCTTTGTAAAAGACAATGACGAACAACACGCGATCAATGCTTTAGGGTTATGGGATGCATTAGTTGAAATGAATGCACCATCGAGCCATGAATTGAATACAGTACGTTTTCGAGAAGGGCTAGAAGTTGCGATGGATCAGTTAACAGCGCAATTGGCAGGATTAACCTTATCAGAGCATCCCTTTATCAAATCAGAACAGTTTGCGAGTTTAAAGGATCGTCCATTTCATCCTTTAGCTAAAGAAAAACGTGGTTTAGGTAAATCAGATTATCAACAATATCAACCCGAATACTTTAAAACTTTTTCTTTAAAAACGGTCGCGATACATCGTGATTACATTTTAAAGAGTGAGTATTTAAACGAAAGCTTACTCAATGAAGCATTAGCAATCGAAGACGAGGATATATTACCACACACACTTGAGTCAGCAGACTTAGATTCAGAGTCGTATATGGTATTTCCTGTACATCCTTGGCAAATGACACATGTGATTCCCGAAATGTTTCAAGCAGAAATCGCAGCGCACATCATTGTGCCATTAGATTATGAGTTCGGCGAGTTTCTACCCTCATCATCTATGCGCTCGCTTATTGATATTCAACGTCCGTTTCAGCATATTAAAGTACCGTTTTCAATGCAGTCGTTAGGTGCACTGAGATTAACACCGACACGCTACTTATTAAATGGTGAAAAGGCAGAACAATTATTAAGTGAAATTATATCTCAAGACAGCACTTTAGAAAATAAGGTAGCGCTGTGTAATGAAAAGCAGTGGCTATCGTTTATTAATGCAGATAAAGATATATTCCAAGATCAAATAGGCCATCTGACAACACAGATTAGAAGTTATCCTAAGCAAGTGACAGCACCATCGTCACAACTCGTATCGATGGCTGCATTAGCGGCACATGATGCCACATTATATGAAGATATTCTTGGCATAGCCCAAGATCAAATGGAAAGTCAGCAATTAGAAGTGTTATTTGATGAGATAATAGATCAATTTCTTCATATTATGCTTAAATTTATGAAAAATGGTGTCTTACCAGAAGTA
This window harbors:
- a CDS encoding FecCD family ABC transporter permease; its protein translation is MLLKPRYKLMLSGLCLIVVTILSLIIGNTLVSLSQLVQALFHFNSNNDIHILLAESRASRTIIALLTGAAFSVSGLLMQVLTRNPIASPGLFGVNSGAVFFVICGLTFFKVQSFEALITISFIGAIIVTVLVITLGMFKQAQFSPKRVILAGAAISALFGAFTQGILIMNQSNLQSFLFWLSGSVAMRNVWEVPWVIPIIIIFLLIAFAMSSHINILMTSDEIASSLGQKVKLTKRVMVLTISALAGISVALAGSIMFIGLIVPNISKKLMPANYKYLIPFTAVSGAILMTLSDILARTIIKPLELPIGVITAVIGSITLIYIIRKGIQRI
- the sbnB gene encoding 2,3-diaminopropionate biosynthesis protein SbnB translates to MNKDMLYLNRSDIEQAGGNHSTVYVNALTEALKAHANQDFVQPLKPYLRANGTEGHIADRIIAMPSHIGGQDPVSGIKWIGSKHDNPSERKIERASGVIILNDPETNYPIAVMEASLISSMRTAAVSVIAAQKLAKKGFEALTIIGCGLIGDRQLQSMLEQFDHIKQVYVFDQFEKASANFIEKWAEACPDIHFVQATTAKEAVENGEVVITCTVTDKPYIEYDWIQKGTFISNISIMDIKKDVFTQADKVLVDDWSQANREKKTINQLVLEGRFSREALHAELGELLTGAKPGRENDDEIILLNPMGMAIEDISSAYYIYKEAKQQQIGTILSLY
- a CDS encoding ABC transporter substrate-binding protein, whose translation is MKHLAKVFITVIVAVMVLAACGNGESEKSSESKEDSKTTKIKHAMGTTEIKGKPKRVVTLYQGATDVSVALGVKPVGAVESWTQQPKYDYIKDDLKDTKIVGQEPSPNLEEISKLKPDLIIGSKVRNEKQYEQLSKIAPTITHDTVYKFQDTTKMMGKALGKEDKADELLKKYNDKVAQFKKDAKAKYGDQWPMSASVINFRPDHARIYASGYAGDILHDLGFKRPEGQQKQVDKGKDIIQLTSKESIPLMDADHIFMFKSNTTDKDAELTKKTEADWTSSNQWKNLNAVKNDEVSKNVDEITWNMAGGYTSSLELIDDLYKKLDIEKQS
- a CDS encoding FecCD family ABC transporter permease, with the translated sequence MNETVHKKDTKRLVIAVLILIVFSILSLMLGSTFISLNSILSYIIDPISSPDQFTIEVLRLPRIILAIVAGAALGVSGLILQNVLKNPIASPDIIGVTGGATFGAVAFIAFLGDISVHWLPAFSLTGAAVVMMILISFQKKGNIQPTTLVIIGIALQTLFMALVNGTLVLTKQLAASKAYTWLVGSLSGATFENSLILGLFIVCTLPLLIIVLPRMKVSVMHDNVATGLGVKVNQTRLIQMVITTILAGAAISFVGNIGFVGLISPHIAKALIKGNYLKRLLMSAIFGALSIVIADLIGRTVFLPKEVPAGVFIAAFGAPFFIYLLLTVKKL
- the sbnA gene encoding 2,3-diaminopropionate biosynthesis protein SbnA, which translates into the protein MRQEPKHCHDSLLSCIGKTPMIQLKQLFPEHNVYAKLEYMNPGGSMKDRPAQYIIEDGFKKGTITKGTHLIESTSGNLGIALAMIAKIKGLTLTCVVDPKISETNLKIIKSYGANIDMVNEADENGGYLMTRIQRVRELLDSTDNAYWINQYANELNWKAHYHGAGAEIVEQIETPIDYFIAPVSTTGSIMGMSRKIKEYHPNAHIIAVDAKGSVIFGETPKDRELPGIGASRVPEILNKEEIDQVVHVDDYQSALGCKRLVDYEGIFAGGSTGSIISAIEKVIDSIAKDKTIVTILPDRGDRYLDLVYSDEWFDEVKNKKGALTR
- a CDS encoding acyl-CoA thioesterase → MENYKYPSDSKIVSTDQVLINDLNNYNTLFGGVLMKKIDNNATLSARRHARVKECVTASTDSVEFLHPITQSDSVCIESSVVYTGEKSMEIFCKVISEDMITAERKIAAIAFLTFVALDENKKSIKVPKITAQTQDEKTLYMYGEERAKMRKARRAQSKTLIKSLNLCKPWELEK
- the sbnC gene encoding staphyloferrin B biosynthesis protein SbnC, which produces MIEVTANHQQNHAHTTILRDLVDGLLFEDVFGLLTKSEALQIASDTILKYGNEDKVLYIPVYHSGLNIYRLKGTTVFVKDNDEQHAINALGLWDALVEMNAPSSHELNTVRFREGLEVAMDQLTAQLAGLTLSEHPFIKSEQFASLKDRPFHPLAKEKRGLGKSDYQQYQPEYFKTFSLKTVAIHRDYILKSEYLNESLLNEALAIEDEDILPHTLESADLDSESYMVFPVHPWQMTHVIPEMFQAEIAAHIIVPLDYEFGEFLPSSSMRSLIDIQRPFQHIKVPFSMQSLGALRLTPTRYLLNGEKAEQLLSEIISQDSTLENKVALCNEKQWLSFINADKDIFQDQIGHLTTQIRSYPKQVTAPSSQLVSMAALAAHDATLYEDILGIAQDQMESQQLEVLFDEIIDQFLHIMLKFMKNGVLPEVHGQNILILFKEGHVDQFILRDHDTVRINPRWMHENNIDIPQYAISKNSPNTLINEDIETFFTYFQTLAVSVNLYAIVDMLHHVFGLDELMLMNKIKSSLSKHVQQMDCSEVDKAQVQHILFEKQTWPFKRVLLPLLHQQESGGGSMPSSIGTIPNPMMRHEQ